In Candidatus Nealsonbacteria bacterium, the sequence TAAAAACTAAATCTGATTTATGAATTTGTTTTGCCCAGCGACAGATTTCTTTTTCGTCCTCAGGTTCTAAATCAGACTTTTTTCGATTATCTCTTCCTGTTCTTTCAAAAATAATTTCTTGAGCTTGACGCATTTTTAATCTCGGAATTTTTTTATTTATTTCAGGAATATTAGCTTTAAACATCTTTAATTCTTTTTGGCATTGTTTTTTAAGGTCAAGAAAAATCTTACCAATTACTGTCTCACACGTATCCATTAATTCTTCCCAGGAATTAATAAATCCCATTTCTGCGTCCAGGCTGACGTATTCGCATATGTGTCTGGTAGTCATACTGGGTTCAGCCCGAAAAGCATGAGTAACAGTGAATACGCGTTCAAAAACCCCAACTAAAATTTGCTTATAAAACTGGGGGCTTTGGGCTAAATAGGCATTATAACTAAAATACTTAATGGGAAATAATTCAGCTCCTCCTTCGGTAGCTGTAGGAACAATTGTTGGTGCTTGAAATTCGGTAAAACCCAACTTTTTCATTATCTTTCTAAAACTTTCAATTACTTTTTCTTGTATTTTAAAAATAGTTTTAACTTTTTTATTTCTTAACGTTAAAGGTCTGTAATCTAACAAAACAGGCAAGCTCACTTTTAAATCTTTCATATCAAAGGGAAGGACGTCTGCCTTGGTTATAACTTTAAGCTTTTCAGCTTTTAGTTCTACTTTTCCCGTTTCTAATTCAGAATTTACCATTTTAGCTGGTCTTTTTCTTACTTTTCCCTCTATTTCTAAAATGTATTCTTCTTTAATATCCTTGGCTAATTTTGGAGAGCAGACTATTTGTAAGATTCCCGAGCGGTCGCGAAGGTCTAAAAAAACTATCCCTCCGTGATCTCGGCGGGAATTAACCCAACCGCAAATCTTTATCTTTTTTCCAAGATATTTTGTTGTCTCAAGTAATAAAACTCTTTTCATTTAAGATATGATTTTATTTTATCAACTATCTTTCTAAGTAAGCATCTACCGATTTTATTTTATCAGACCAATTATTATACTGTCAATTGATTTTATTGATAAAAAGCTATCCAAAAACTATATATAGGTCAAAATTTTGCCCAAATTTAAGATAAAAATTGAAAATTAAATTTGTAAAGTAATCACTGGCAAAAATAAAAAAAACTCGCTTAGGAAAGAGCTTTTAAAAGATAGATGCTGGTATTTTAAGGTTTTTTAATGACTTCTGTATTTAAGCTACTTTTTTTTAAGTTTTTCTTCTAATTCTAGGATTTTTCTCCTTGTTTTTGATTTTATTCAACCAATTAGTTTCATATTTATGTAATTATTTTGCTACATTTGCTTTATTAAATCCTCAGTTTTCATATTTTTAAGTCTAATAAATTATAACACTGTTTGTTCTAAAATAAAAATCCAGCAGAAGATTTTTACCGAACTATTGGTTTTTTTTTGGGATAGCCTTGAATAAAAACTTTTTCTTGAATAAGTTTATTTGTAGGTATTCCGCCATTAGATTTTATATTGTAGTTCCAATTCCTCCTCTATTTCTATTCTATCAAAAAATCGCTTCTTCGGCGATTTTTGTCAAGTAACCCTTTTTATGTATTCTTTCTTTATTACTTACTTTTATTTATAAACTGCAGACTAATATTTTGCTTCAGTGCAGAAGCTATTTTTTTTATATAGCTGACAGTAAGATTCTGTTTGCCAGCCTCTATTCTGGCAATAGTGCTTTGTGTAGTCCCTATCCTCTTGGATAGCTCTTTTTGAGTAATAGATTGTATTCTCCTTAACTCTGCAATCTTGTGTGCAATTTCAAAGAGAGCCTCTTTATCATCACGAGACATTTGAGATATGATTTTCTTACTGAGTTGTTTTTTAGATGATTTAATCATAGAAAATAAAGCTATAGTTCACTATAGCATATATAGTATTGGAAATCAACAGAGTGTACTGGTTCATATGATATAATACACTCTCTCATTTGACACCTGTTAATATTTACCTTAAATATTTCTTTATCAACTCCGTTAAGCTCTCTTTCTGATTGGGCCAATATTTCTCAAGGAGAAGGTAATTAAATTCCTCCTTTTTCAATGAGTTTTTTAATTTTTATTTCAATCTTACCTCTAATCTTTCTAATTT encodes:
- the aspS gene encoding aspartate--tRNA(Asn) ligase is translated as MKRVLLLETTKYLGKKIKICGWVNSRRDHGGIVFLDLRDRSGILQIVCSPKLAKDIKEEYILEIEGKVRKRPAKMVNSELETGKVELKAEKLKVITKADVLPFDMKDLKVSLPVLLDYRPLTLRNKKVKTIFKIQEKVIESFRKIMKKLGFTEFQAPTIVPTATEGGAELFPIKYFSYNAYLAQSPQFYKQILVGVFERVFTVTHAFRAEPSMTTRHICEYVSLDAEMGFINSWEELMDTCETVIGKIFLDLKKQCQKELKMFKANIPEINKKIPRLKMRQAQEIIFERTGRDNRKKSDLEPEDEKEICRWAKQIHKSDLVFITHYPTEKRPFYTFADPENPKYTLSFDLLFRGLEIVTGGQRINDYKELVKNIKKWGNKPKDFSFYLQAFKYGLPPEGGFALGLERIVKQTLNLENIREASLFPRDMGRIDRRLSVLQPKKSVVKAIKGRRKNSKR
- a CDS encoding helix-turn-helix transcriptional regulator; the protein is MIKSSKKQLSKKIISQMSRDDKEALFEIAHKIAELRRIQSITQKELSKRIGTTQSTIARIEAGKQNLTVSYIKKIASALKQNISLQFINKSK